Within Halarchaeum grantii, the genomic segment GCGAGCCGCCGACGGCGGCGACGCGGAAGACGAGGAGCTTCGAGAAGAAGCCGGCGAGCGGCGGGATGCCGACGAGCGAGAGGCCGCCGACGAGGAACGCGCCCGCGAGCACGGGCGTCCGCCCCGCCAACCCGCCGAGGTCGCCGAGGTCGGTGGTTCCGGCGGCGTCGCTGATGGTGCCGGTGACGAGGAAGAGGAGGGGTTTCGCGAGCGCGTGGTTGAGCGCGTAGACGAGCGCGGCGGCGACGCCGGCGGCGCGCAGGTCGGGGACGGCGGCGGCGACCGCGAGCGGGAGGACGATGAAGCCGACCTGCGCGATGCTCGAGTAGGCGAACGTCTCCTCGAGCGTCGGCCGGTCGAGCGCGACGAAGCCGCCGACGAGGGCGGACGCGCCCGCGAGCACGAAGAGGACGGGCCCGTAGACGCCGAGGAGGCCCGATTCGACGCCGGGGAGGACGACGCCCGGGCTGGCGGCCGCGAACACCGTGAAGCCGAGGCGGACGATGGCGTAGACGCCGACCTTCTTCGCGACGCCGGCGAGCATCGCGGCGGCGGGCGCGGGCGCCGCCGAGTAGGCGGCGGGAACCCACCACTGGAAGGGGACGAGGCCGGCCTTCAGCCCGAAGACGGCGAGGAGGAGGAGCGAGAGGCCGAGGACGGGCGCGGACTCGGCGGGCGTCGCGCTCGCGAGCCAGCGCGCGATGTCCGCCATGTTGAGCGTCCCGGTGACGCCGTAGATGCCGCCGACCGCGAGCAACATCACGCTGGAGCCGACGAGGTTGAGGACGACGTAGCGCGTCGCCGCGAGCGTCCCGTCCTT encodes:
- a CDS encoding complex I subunit 5 family protein: MTTNLVVAPLLVALVSAVACMLVRTAPRLQRALSLAGVVGYALAVAALVARLWPADTLAYQVGDWPAPYGITLVADPLSVFMLAMTAVVAPLTLVYSLRYVNAPGQRVSYHALFHFLLVGATGAFLTGDVFNLFVWFEVTLMASYGLVAFYSGKDGTLAATRYVVLNLVGSSVMLLAVGGIYGVTGTLNMADIARWLASATPAESAPVLGLSLLLLAVFGLKAGLVPFQWWVPAAYSAAPAPAAAMLAGVAKKVGVYAIVRLGFTVFAAASPGVVLPGVESGLLGVYGPVLFVLAGASALVGGFVALDRPTLEETFAYSSIAQVGFIVLPLAVAAAVPDLRAAGVAAALVYALNHALAKPLLFLVTGTISDAAGTTDLGDLGGLAGRTPVLAGAFLVGGLSLVGIPPLAGFFSKLLVFRVAAVGGSLGVLAVAVTGAILTIAYVSRTWNRGFWGERTAAVETMASPDRVQVAVVVAFAACVLAVGVGFDPVYRFAEAAGHVATGAGRDAYVRAVLGGGGA